The Spiroplasma litorale nucleotide sequence TATATTTAATTTTGCTTCAATTTTTTTTAAAATTTCCAATTATTTCATATTTAAATTTAAATTTTATTATTTTATTATCAGCAATTTTATTTTCTACATCAACCTCCATGTTTGCAATTTTATTTATTTTATTGGGTTATAATAAATTTAATAATCAAATAATTTCTTTTATTTTTTTGTTAATAATATGAACTTTTGGCACAATGTTTTTAACTATATTTTTTGATTGATTTAGATATTTTAATCCATTTATTGCAATAAAGGTCACCTTTATAAAAGATAAAAAATATAGTTTTTTAATACCAATTTTTTTATCTTTTTTAACAATATTTTTCACAACTTTTATTTCAATAAAACTAGTACAAAAAATTTATTATTAAAAGGTGGTTAATATGATAGTATACAAAAATGTTTCGTTAATGTATTCCGTTAATACAGGTATCAAAAATTTTAACTTAGAAATAAAAGATAATGAGAAGGTTGCTATAATTGGTCCTAATGGTAGTGGTAAAACTACTTTGTTAAAAATTACTCTTGGATTTTCAAAATATTATAAGGGAGAAGTACTTATTAAGGAAGTTTCAAATAAGGACAATAAATTTAACTTAAATAATATAGGATATGTTTCTAGTGAAAACATATTCCCAAGTTTTTCTAAAGTAAAAACAATTGTAAATTTATATAAAAAACTTAAAAATGATGAAAACAACAAATTAGATTATATTTCTAAATTATTAAAAATTAATTTAAAGGAAAAAAAATATTTTAAATCTCTTTCTACTGGTATGATTCAGAAAGTTAAACTTTGCTTAGCTCTTAGTTATGATAATGATTATTACATCTTTGATGAGCCTACAAATGGTCTTGATGCAATCATTAGAGAAAAGACTTTAAATTATATTTATGAAAACCTAAAACAAAAAACTATAATATATTGCACTCATTTAATTGAAGAAATAACAACATTTTTTGACAGATTAATAATTATAAAAGATAATACAATTAAATTAGATGTAG carries:
- a CDS encoding ATP-binding cassette domain-containing protein: MIVYKNVSLMYSVNTGIKNFNLEIKDNEKVAIIGPNGSGKTTLLKITLGFSKYYKGEVLIKEVSNKDNKFNLNNIGYVSSENIFPSFSKVKTIVNLYKKLKNDENNKLDYISKLLKINLKEKKYFKSLSTGMIQKVKLCLALSYDNDYYIFDEPTNGLDAIIREKTLNYIYENLKQKTIIYCTHLIEEITTFFDRLIIIKDNTIKLDVEINEKTNVKNIFYEVYGEEIND